From the genome of Streptacidiphilus sp. PB12-B1b:
CACGGGCTGCTCAGCGAGGGCGAGATCCTGGAGGCCGACCCGCCCCGGCGGCTCGTCCAGACCATGGTCGCGCTGTGGAGCGAGGACGTGAAGCGCGAGGGCACCTCCCGGATCACCTGGGAGATCGAGCAGGTCGGCGACTCCTGCCGGCTGGTGGTGACCCATGACGAGCTGCGCGAGGGCGCCAACGACGAGCTGTACGGCGGCTGGCCGATGATCCTCTCCGGCCTGAAGACCTGGCTGGAGACCGGCGAGCTGCTCACCACGCCCGGTTCGCTGATGTACAGCGGCAGCTGACCCGTCGGCCGGGGCACGGCTGCCGCTCCGGCGTCCGGTAGATTCCTGCTGGTCCCGAGCGGGATCGTGGGCGACGGGGAGTGTGCGGCCGGTGGCGGAGACAGCGCGGTACAGGCAGGTGGCCGCCGAGGTGCGCGCCGAGGCGCGCGCGGGCGCGTACGGCGCGGGCGGTCGGCTGCCCAGCGAGGAGGAGCTGGCGGCGCGCTACTCGGTCTCCCGGGGCACCGTGCGGCAGGCGCTGTCCGTGCTCCGGGCGGAGGGGGTGGTCACCTCCCGGCGGGGCACCCGGCGGGTGGTGCTGGCCGCTCCGCCGCTGCAGAGCTTCGCCGAGCTGATGAGCTTCACCCGCTGGGCCCGCTCGCTGGGCGAGTCGCCGGGCGGGCGCGTGGTCCGGCAGGAGCGCCGGGCCGCCGGCCCCGAGGAGAGCGCCCAACTGCGGCTGCCCGAGGGCTCGGAGGTGCACTGGGTGCTGCGGCTGCGGACGCTGGCCGACCGTCCGGTGATGGTCGAGCGAACCAGCTACCCGCCGTCCATCGGCGCGCTGGTGGCGGCGATGCCGCCGGACACGGTGTCGGTCAGCGAGGCCCTGGAGCACGCCGGGGTGCTGCTGGCGGACGCCGACCACACCGTGGACCTGGCCTTCGCCGACGAGGAGGACGCGGCGCTGCTGGGCTGCCCGGTGGGTACGGCGCTGCTGCGCGAGCGGCGGCGCAGCACGGATCCGGCCGGGGTGCCGGTGGAGTGGTCCGACGACCGCTACCTGCCCGGCACCGTGGCCTTCACCGTGCACAACTCGCTGGCCTCCACCGCGCTGTCACGCCACCGCACCGACTCCGAGTGAGGCCGTGCCGCCGGGGGCCAGCAGCTCCGCCAGCAGCGGGCGGAAGTGCGCGAAGCCGGGCGTGAGCGCCTGCGGGTCCTTGGCGGCCTCGTCCCAGCGCCGCAGCCGGACCGCGTCCGCGCCGTAGGGGTGGGCGGCGAACTGCTCGGCCTCGGCGGGCGTCATCGGCCCGCCCTGGACGGCCAGGGTGTGCACGGACGCCGGGGAGAGCAGCGCGAAGTAGCCCGGCTCGACCGCGCAGAGGTAGCGCTTGGCGGCGACGTGCAGCCGGACCGGTTCGGTGACGGCGGGCCCGAACCACTGGGCCAGCCAGTCCGCGCCGGTGTGGCTGTGCCGGTTGTCGGTGCCCTCCATCAGGTCGTGGCCGGTGACCTCGCCGTGGAAGTGG
Proteins encoded in this window:
- a CDS encoding GntR family transcriptional regulator — translated: MAETARYRQVAAEVRAEARAGAYGAGGRLPSEEELAARYSVSRGTVRQALSVLRAEGVVTSRRGTRRVVLAAPPLQSFAELMSFTRWARSLGESPGGRVVRQERRAAGPEESAQLRLPEGSEVHWVLRLRTLADRPVMVERTSYPPSIGALVAAMPPDTVSVSEALEHAGVLLADADHTVDLAFADEEDAALLGCPVGTALLRERRRSTDPAGVPVEWSDDRYLPGTVAFTVHNSLASTALSRHRTDSE